The Bordetella sp. FB-8 genome includes a window with the following:
- the tdh gene encoding L-threonine 3-dehydrogenase codes for MKALSKLAPAAGLTLTTVEKPEVGHNDVLIKIKKTAICGTDIHIWKWDDWARKTIPLPMHVGHEYVGHIVAMGQEVRGFEIGDRVSGEGHITCGFCRNCRAGRRHLCRNTVGVGVNRPGAFAEYLVIPAFNAFKIPDGISDDLAAIFDPFGNATHTALSFNLVGEDVLITGAGPIGVMAVAIARHVGARNVVITDVNDYRLDLARRMGATRVVNVARENLQDVMQDLHMTEGFDVGLEMSGVPAAFTSMLEHMNHGGKIALLGIPPAQTAIDWNQVIFKGLEIKGIYGREMFETWYKMVAMLQSGLDLSPIITHHYPVAQYEAGFNAMLSGQSGKVILDWENLVA; via the coding sequence ATGAAAGCACTGAGCAAGCTGGCTCCTGCCGCCGGACTGACGCTGACCACCGTGGAAAAGCCGGAAGTCGGCCACAACGACGTTCTGATCAAGATAAAAAAGACCGCCATTTGCGGCACCGACATCCATATCTGGAAATGGGACGATTGGGCGCGCAAGACCATTCCGTTGCCCATGCACGTCGGCCATGAATACGTGGGCCATATCGTCGCCATGGGACAGGAGGTGCGCGGCTTCGAGATCGGCGACCGAGTGTCCGGCGAAGGCCACATCACCTGCGGCTTTTGCCGCAATTGCCGCGCCGGCCGCCGCCATCTTTGCCGCAACACCGTGGGCGTCGGGGTGAACCGACCGGGCGCGTTCGCCGAGTATCTGGTGATTCCGGCTTTCAACGCATTCAAGATTCCCGATGGCATCTCCGACGACCTGGCCGCGATCTTCGATCCGTTCGGTAATGCCACGCATACGGCGCTGTCGTTCAATCTGGTGGGCGAGGATGTGCTCATCACGGGTGCCGGCCCCATCGGCGTCATGGCCGTGGCCATTGCGCGCCACGTAGGGGCGCGCAATGTCGTCATCACCGACGTGAACGACTATCGCCTGGATCTGGCACGCAGAATGGGCGCTACCCGCGTGGTCAATGTCGCACGGGAAAATCTGCAGGACGTCATGCAGGACCTGCACATGACCGAGGGTTTCGACGTCGGCCTGGAAATGTCGGGCGTGCCCGCGGCGTTCACCTCGATGCTCGAGCACATGAACCATGGCGGCAAGATCGCGCTGCTGGGCATTCCACCGGCCCAGACCGCCATTGACTGGAACCAGGTCATCTTCAAGGGCCTGGAGATCAAGGGCATCTACGGCCGCGAAATGTTCGAGACCTGGTACAAGATGGTCGCCATGTTGCAAAGCGGACTGGATCTGAGTCCCATCATCACGCACCACTATCCTGTGGCGCAATATGAGGCGGGTTTCAACGCCATGCTGTCGGGCCAAAGCGGCAAGGTGATCCTGGACTGGGAAAACCTGGTGGCCTGA
- a CDS encoding LysR substrate-binding domain-containing protein: MELRQLRYLIGIHEAGGVLAASRSLHIAQPALSQSMAALEAELDAKLFLRSNRGMTLTDAGKSLLEHARIVLADVDRARDAVHRTGTQIQGQVSIGLPTTVALVATLPILQAAHAHYPGIRLKIIESHSGFLSEWLKSGRLDTSVLFVTDRDAALASHPLLQERLALVTRPGPKTPKTRFLALRKLADLPLLLPSKEHGLRRIVDDACARANVALNVIAEVDSLPNIKKAVQTGMAATILSPGSVAEELAAGSLAITPIRSPQLSRQIACATSLARPMTPAIHATVELIRQQLRTLVESGTWPARWIATKPASQSPTYGSTL; encoded by the coding sequence GTGGAACTGCGCCAGCTGCGCTACCTGATCGGGATCCACGAGGCCGGAGGTGTCCTGGCTGCCTCGCGATCGCTCCATATCGCCCAGCCCGCGCTAAGCCAGAGCATGGCCGCGCTCGAGGCCGAACTGGATGCGAAGCTGTTCCTGCGGTCCAACCGGGGCATGACGCTGACCGACGCCGGCAAGTCCTTGCTGGAACACGCGCGCATCGTGCTGGCCGACGTGGACCGCGCCCGCGACGCGGTCCATCGCACCGGGACGCAAATCCAGGGACAGGTTTCAATCGGACTTCCGACGACCGTGGCGCTGGTGGCCACCCTGCCCATCCTGCAAGCGGCGCACGCGCACTATCCCGGGATCAGGCTCAAGATCATCGAGAGCCACAGCGGATTTTTGAGCGAGTGGCTCAAGTCCGGGCGCCTTGATACATCGGTGCTCTTCGTGACGGACCGCGACGCCGCACTGGCCAGCCATCCGCTGCTGCAGGAGAGGCTTGCGCTCGTGACCCGTCCCGGCCCGAAGACCCCGAAGACCAGGTTCCTCGCCCTGCGCAAGCTAGCGGACCTGCCTCTGCTCCTGCCGTCCAAAGAGCACGGGCTGCGGCGCATCGTCGATGACGCGTGCGCCCGCGCGAACGTGGCGTTGAACGTGATTGCCGAGGTCGACTCGCTGCCCAATATCAAGAAGGCAGTGCAGACGGGCATGGCCGCGACCATCCTCTCGCCCGGCTCCGTCGCCGAGGAGCTTGCGGCGGGTTCGCTGGCCATCACGCCAATCCGGAGTCCGCAACTCTCCAGGCAGATCGCCTGCGCCACCTCGCTCGCGCGGCCGATGACGCCCGCGATTCATGCGACGGTCGAGCTCATCAGGCAGCAGCTGCGCACACTGGTCGAGAGCGGGACCTGGCCCGCGCGGTGGATTGCAACCAAGCCCGCGTCGCAAAGCCCGACGTACGGCAGTACTCTCTAG
- a CDS encoding CaiB/BaiF CoA-transferase family protein: MAPARSAPDESNALLRGIRVVDLSRLVSGNMMTHVFADLGATVIKIEPPGKGDELRAWQREGMSTYWMAYCRNKQSVVLDLRSDEGRLALKQLLRGADVLVENFRPGTLEKMGLDRQALQEIRPGLVVVRISGWGQTGPYANKGGFGSLIEAMSGFAAMNGFPDSPPVLPPFAMADSVAGIYGATLALAALRHRDACCDAGLQEIDLSLFEPLFSILGPQAAEYQLSAKVTARSGSRSPTHAPRNVYRTKDERWVALSAGMQGTLSRLFEGVGYPEGLSDPRFSTHEARLRNIDALDAIIQGHLAKLTLDQALAFFAERDITAGPVCDIADLLGHPYVLERGMLVEQTAPDGRKVLVHAPPYRINGARPRIDRAAPTLGQDSEHWLQGGAGIA; the protein is encoded by the coding sequence ATGGCACCTGCGCGATCTGCACCGGACGAATCAAATGCGCTTTTGCGCGGCATTCGCGTCGTCGACCTGTCCCGACTGGTATCGGGAAACATGATGACCCACGTGTTCGCGGATCTGGGCGCGACAGTCATCAAGATCGAACCGCCCGGAAAAGGCGACGAGCTGCGAGCCTGGCAGCGGGAGGGCATGAGCACCTACTGGATGGCGTATTGCCGCAACAAGCAGAGCGTGGTGCTGGATCTGAGATCGGACGAGGGCAGGCTGGCGCTCAAGCAATTGCTGCGCGGCGCGGATGTCCTGGTGGAGAATTTCCGGCCGGGCACGCTGGAGAAGATGGGATTGGACAGGCAGGCCCTGCAAGAAATCAGACCCGGGCTGGTCGTGGTGCGCATCTCGGGATGGGGGCAGACCGGACCCTACGCCAACAAGGGCGGCTTCGGCTCGCTGATCGAGGCGATGAGCGGCTTTGCGGCGATGAACGGTTTTCCGGACAGCCCTCCGGTGCTGCCGCCCTTTGCCATGGCCGATTCGGTGGCGGGCATCTATGGCGCGACCCTTGCGCTGGCGGCGCTGCGGCACCGCGATGCCTGCTGCGACGCGGGCCTGCAGGAAATCGACCTGTCGCTGTTCGAACCGCTGTTTTCGATTCTGGGTCCGCAAGCGGCCGAATATCAGTTGTCCGCAAAGGTGACGGCCAGGTCGGGCAGCCGCTCGCCGACGCATGCGCCGCGCAATGTCTACCGGACTAAAGACGAGCGCTGGGTCGCGCTGTCGGCTGGCATGCAAGGCACATTGTCGCGCCTCTTCGAGGGCGTCGGATACCCCGAAGGCCTGAGCGATCCCCGCTTCTCGACCCACGAGGCGCGCCTGCGCAATATCGATGCGCTCGACGCCATCATCCAGGGCCATCTGGCCAAGCTGACGCTGGATCAAGCGCTGGCCTTTTTCGCAGAGCGCGACATTACCGCCGGGCCCGTCTGCGATATCGCGGATCTGCTCGGACATCCCTATGTCCTGGAGCGCGGCATGCTGGTCGAGCAGACGGCCCCCGACGGCCGCAAAGTTCTGGTGCATGCCCCGCCATACCGCATCAACGGCGCGAGACCCCGAATCGACCGGGCTGCGCCGACCCTGGGTCAGGATTCCGAGCATTGGCTGCAAGGCGGCGCCGGCATCGCATGA
- a CDS encoding MFS transporter codes for MGRIITQGNIARLSAAQALAGANTTVIYATAAIIGNTLAPTPALATLPISVFVVGMAASTLPAGAIAQRHGRRASFLVGTGCGIIVGLLSALAIWLSSFWLYSFAMLFGGAYAAVVLSFRFAAAECVDTQDRARALSTVMAAGVAAGVIGPQLVTYTMNLWQPHLFVATYIAQAVVALLSAFILTGVALPIPKRDKQVFTGRPLGQIARQPAFIVAVICGIVSYTLMNFLMTSAPLAMHLCGLPQEATNLGLQWHVIGMYAPSFFTGRLINRFGAPRIVLAGLLLLACAAIAGLAGQTVGHFWASLTLLGLGWNFGFIGASAMVLETHRPEEKNKVQALNDFLVFGTMVVGSFSSGSILALDGWHVVCLIVFPPIAVALIALGMRGRMAARTQQA; via the coding sequence GTGGGCAGGATCATCACTCAAGGCAATATTGCGCGCCTTTCGGCCGCACAAGCCCTGGCCGGCGCCAACACCACCGTCATCTACGCCACGGCGGCGATCATCGGCAACACCCTTGCCCCCACGCCGGCCCTGGCAACCCTACCGATCTCCGTCTTTGTCGTGGGCATGGCGGCCAGCACACTGCCGGCCGGCGCAATCGCGCAGCGCCACGGCCGGCGCGCGTCATTCCTGGTTGGCACGGGGTGCGGCATCATCGTCGGCCTGCTGTCCGCCCTGGCGATCTGGCTGAGCAGTTTCTGGCTCTACAGCTTTGCCATGCTGTTCGGCGGCGCCTATGCGGCCGTGGTGCTGTCTTTTCGCTTCGCCGCGGCCGAATGCGTCGATACGCAGGACCGCGCGCGCGCCCTGTCCACCGTCATGGCGGCCGGCGTCGCCGCGGGGGTGATAGGCCCCCAACTGGTCACCTACACCATGAATCTGTGGCAGCCCCACCTGTTCGTGGCCACCTATATCGCCCAGGCCGTCGTGGCCCTGCTCAGCGCCTTCATTTTGACCGGCGTGGCGCTGCCCATTCCCAAGCGCGACAAGCAGGTTTTCACAGGCCGTCCGCTCGGGCAGATCGCGCGCCAGCCGGCCTTCATCGTCGCCGTGATCTGCGGCATCGTCAGCTATACGCTGATGAATTTCCTGATGACCTCGGCCCCACTGGCCATGCATCTTTGCGGACTGCCGCAGGAAGCCACCAACCTGGGCCTGCAATGGCACGTCATCGGCATGTACGCCCCCAGTTTTTTCACCGGTCGCCTGATCAACCGCTTCGGCGCCCCCAGGATCGTGCTGGCCGGACTGCTGCTGCTGGCCTGCGCGGCCATCGCCGGCCTGGCCGGCCAGACGGTCGGGCACTTCTGGGCTTCGCTCACTCTGCTGGGCCTGGGCTGGAACTTCGGCTTCATCGGCGCTTCCGCCATGGTGCTCGAAACCCATCGCCCCGAAGAAAAGAACAAGGTCCAGGCGCTCAACGACTTCCTGGTGTTCGGAACCATGGTGGTCGGCTCGTTCTCTTCAGGCAGCATCCTGGCGCTGGACGGCTGGCATGTCGTATGCCTGATCGTGTTCCCCCCCATCGCGGTGGCGCTCATCGCGCTGGGCATGCGCGGCAGAATGGCCGCACGGACGCAGCAAGCCTGA
- a CDS encoding CoA ester lyase, producing MSNHPLIRSFLFVPAANEKLLASALGRSADAIILDLEDGTHPSMRGTARARIADSIASIKAQGKIAAVRINADWLSAVQDLNAVIEGGADIIVLPKVEHPRDVQILDRIVDELALRAQLPSPHARFLLQIESAKALPRVYEIAQACARIMGMMLGSEDYALDCGAIPTPDTLFFASMTVLNASRAAGIQPIGLIDSIASLGDLEAFTKGLVRAKALGFRGAVVVHPKFLDAINACYTPTAEQIGQAQEIVQKFEQAFQQGLGAIKVGDLMIDKPVYLRALACLNQARA from the coding sequence ATGAGCAATCACCCTCTCATCCGCTCGTTTCTGTTCGTCCCTGCCGCCAATGAGAAGCTGCTGGCCAGTGCGCTGGGCCGATCTGCGGACGCGATCATCCTGGATTTGGAGGACGGCACCCATCCGTCGATGCGCGGCACCGCACGCGCCCGGATCGCGGACTCCATCGCAAGCATCAAGGCGCAAGGAAAAATCGCCGCGGTCCGGATCAATGCCGACTGGTTGAGCGCTGTGCAGGATCTGAATGCGGTCATCGAAGGCGGCGCTGACATCATTGTCCTGCCTAAGGTCGAGCACCCGCGCGATGTGCAAATCCTGGACCGAATCGTGGATGAGCTGGCGTTGCGTGCTCAATTGCCGTCGCCCCATGCGCGATTCCTGCTGCAGATAGAAAGCGCCAAGGCATTGCCGCGGGTCTACGAGATCGCGCAGGCCTGCGCGCGCATCATGGGCATGATGCTGGGCAGCGAGGATTACGCATTGGATTGCGGCGCCATCCCGACGCCGGACACGCTGTTCTTTGCCAGCATGACGGTGCTCAATGCGTCCAGGGCGGCGGGCATCCAGCCTATCGGACTCATTGATTCGATCGCCAGTCTCGGCGATCTCGAAGCGTTCACAAAGGGCCTTGTGCGCGCCAAGGCACTGGGTTTTCGCGGTGCGGTGGTGGTGCATCCGAAATTCCTGGATGCGATCAATGCATGCTATACGCCGACTGCCGAACAGATCGGGCAGGCCCAGGAGATCGTCCAGAAATTCGAGCAAGCCTTCCAGCAGGGGCTGGGGGCCATCAAAGTGGGCGATCTGATGATCGACAAGCCGGTGTACCTGCGCGCGCTCGCGTGCCTGAATCAGGCACGCGCCTGA
- a CDS encoding glycine C-acetyltransferase, giving the protein MRERFLAHLSTTLDQIRADGFYKTERVIESPQSAQIHLARGSDVLNFCANNYLGLADDKRLILAAQQGLERYGFGMASVRFICGTQSVHKQLESAISDFLGTDDTILYGSCFDANGGLFETLMGEEDAIISDELNHASIIDGVRLSKARRFRYRNNDMADLEAQLQAADAAGARFKLIATDGVFSMDGIIADLKSICDLADQYGALVMVDDSHAVGFVGEHGRGTPEYCDVQGRVDIITGTLGKALGGASGGYTCGHKEIIELLRQRSRPYLFSNTLAPSIAAASIKVLELLASPEGADLRRRVRENSEHFRSGMSELGFTLAGRDHPIIPVMLGDAQLAGKMADAMLADAIYVIGFSYPVVPKGRARIRTQMSAAHTAQQIDRAIAAFGKAGKVLGAIS; this is encoded by the coding sequence GTGCGTGAACGCTTTCTTGCCCACCTGAGCACTACCCTGGACCAGATCCGCGCCGACGGCTTCTACAAGACCGAGCGCGTGATCGAAAGTCCGCAGTCCGCCCAGATCCACCTGGCTCGCGGTTCCGATGTCCTGAATTTCTGCGCCAACAACTACCTGGGTCTTGCCGACGACAAAAGGCTCATCCTCGCCGCGCAGCAAGGGCTGGAGCGATACGGTTTCGGCATGGCCTCGGTACGTTTCATCTGCGGTACCCAATCGGTGCACAAGCAGCTGGAGTCGGCCATTTCCGATTTTCTGGGAACAGACGACACGATCCTGTATGGCAGCTGTTTCGATGCCAACGGCGGCCTGTTCGAAACCTTGATGGGCGAAGAAGACGCGATCATCTCCGACGAACTTAACCACGCCTCGATCATCGACGGCGTGCGCTTGAGCAAGGCCCGGCGCTTTCGCTACCGCAACAACGACATGGCCGATCTGGAGGCGCAATTGCAGGCGGCCGACGCGGCCGGCGCGCGCTTCAAGCTGATCGCGACGGACGGCGTCTTTTCCATGGACGGCATCATCGCCGACCTGAAATCCATTTGCGACCTGGCGGACCAATACGGGGCGCTCGTGATGGTCGACGACTCCCACGCCGTCGGCTTCGTCGGCGAGCATGGCCGCGGCACGCCGGAATACTGCGACGTGCAAGGCCGCGTGGACATCATCACAGGTACGCTGGGCAAGGCGCTGGGCGGCGCCTCCGGGGGCTATACCTGCGGCCACAAGGAAATCATCGAGTTGCTGCGCCAGCGTTCACGCCCGTATCTGTTCTCCAATACCTTGGCGCCATCCATCGCGGCGGCCTCGATCAAGGTGCTGGAACTGCTGGCGAGTCCGGAAGGAGCGGATCTGCGCCGTCGCGTGCGTGAGAACAGCGAGCATTTCCGTAGCGGTATGAGCGAGCTGGGATTCACGCTGGCGGGCAGGGATCACCCCATCATCCCCGTCATGCTGGGCGATGCGCAATTGGCCGGGAAAATGGCCGATGCGATGCTGGCCGATGCAATTTACGTCATCGGCTTTTCCTATCCTGTCGTGCCCAAGGGCCGCGCCCGCATCCGCACCCAGATGAGCGCCGCCCACACCGCGCAGCAGATCGATCGCGCCATCGCCGCTTTCGGCAAGGCGGGCAAGGTCTTGGGTGCGATCTCCTGA
- a CDS encoding GGDEF domain-containing protein: MIETARSGVIREDRSSSLEALAESELAHPGFRLKFPAALEVRYWHDIAAERVKELRFILLWGAALYFGLGIVLNLTIIPNPDWRGVSIQLIGPSLAALVVRHVWLRDGCAAAMREAGLLAICLLCTLAAIFIVAVKPAPATLRDFLLAIPPTSFAMIFVRLRFRQAAILFLANIGAFVLALAGRPEVHRGDAMFLAGFMATILLPSLVGVHAFERAARRIYLHGLLERLRNEKLAASNAALTGLSYTDSLTGIPNRRQLDQALSAFLAVPGSAGALLLIDIDMFKAFNDRHGHLAGDTCLRQIAQCLGSCLQPLDQLARFGGEEFVVLLPQATSREAAQSAEALREAVQRLRFSVQGQSVGITVSIGVAAREGLDTPQALIGAADAALYAAKRAGRNRVLVA, encoded by the coding sequence ATGATTGAAACGGCGCGCTCCGGCGTTATTCGGGAAGACCGTAGCTCCAGCCTGGAGGCATTGGCCGAGTCGGAGCTCGCTCATCCTGGCTTTCGATTGAAGTTCCCTGCGGCGCTGGAAGTCCGATATTGGCATGACATCGCCGCCGAGCGGGTCAAGGAGCTTCGTTTCATCTTGCTGTGGGGGGCGGCGCTGTATTTTGGCCTCGGCATAGTGCTGAACTTGACCATTATCCCGAATCCCGATTGGCGCGGCGTCTCGATCCAATTGATCGGACCCAGCCTGGCCGCGCTCGTTGTGCGGCATGTGTGGCTGCGCGATGGATGCGCCGCCGCCATGCGCGAAGCAGGCTTGCTGGCCATTTGCCTGCTCTGTACCCTGGCCGCGATTTTCATCGTTGCCGTCAAGCCCGCGCCAGCCACCTTGCGCGACTTTCTGCTGGCGATACCGCCGACCAGCTTTGCGATGATTTTCGTGCGTCTGCGCTTTCGCCAGGCGGCCATTCTGTTTCTGGCCAATATCGGGGCTTTTGTGCTGGCATTGGCAGGTCGCCCGGAAGTACACCGCGGCGACGCGATGTTCCTTGCCGGCTTCATGGCGACCATCCTGCTTCCATCCCTGGTGGGCGTGCATGCCTTCGAACGCGCCGCGCGCCGCATTTACCTGCATGGGTTGCTGGAGCGATTGCGCAATGAAAAGCTCGCGGCAAGCAATGCCGCGCTCACCGGTCTGTCCTACACGGATTCTTTGACCGGTATTCCCAATCGGCGGCAACTCGACCAGGCCCTGTCCGCGTTCCTGGCCGTGCCCGGGTCGGCGGGAGCCCTGCTGTTGATCGACATCGATATGTTCAAGGCCTTCAACGACCGTCACGGGCATCTTGCGGGCGACACGTGTCTGCGCCAGATCGCGCAGTGCCTGGGGTCCTGCCTGCAACCCCTGGATCAGCTCGCGCGTTTCGGTGGCGAGGAGTTTGTCGTATTGCTGCCGCAGGCAACGTCGCGCGAGGCTGCCCAGAGCGCCGAAGCGCTGCGCGAAGCCGTGCAGCGCCTGAGGTTTTCCGTGCAAGGCCAATCGGTGGGCATCACCGTCAGCATCGGTGTCGCGGCGCGCGAGGGCCTGGATACGCCGCAAGCGCTCATCGGTGCCGCCGACGCGGCGCTTTATGCCGCCAAGCGCGCCGGGCGCAATCGCGTGCTCGTCGCCTGA
- a CDS encoding NAD(P)-dependent alcohol dehydrogenase: protein MTIKAYGAQASDKPLQAMTLTRRTPGAHDVQIEIAYCGVCHSDLHQVRSEWAGTLYPCVPGHEIVGRVSAVGTHVSGFKAGDLVGVGCIVDSCGHCEECAAGLENYCDQMVGTYNGPTPDAPGHTLGGYSQRIVVNERYVLRIRHPQAQLAAVAPLLCAGITTYSPLRHWKVGPGHKVGVVGIGGLGHMGIKLAHAMGAHVVALTTSESKRTAALALGADEVVISRDTHDMAAHAGSFNFILNTVAAPHDLDPFFELLKRDGTMALVGAPATPHPSPQVFNLIMKRRSLAGSLIGGIPETQEMLDFCAERGIVADIEMIRIDQINQAYERMLKGDVKYRFVIDSASLAA from the coding sequence ATGACCATCAAAGCCTATGGCGCCCAAGCCAGCGATAAACCCCTCCAAGCCATGACCCTTACCCGGCGCACGCCGGGCGCGCACGACGTGCAGATAGAGATCGCCTACTGCGGCGTGTGCCACTCGGATCTGCACCAGGTGCGCTCCGAGTGGGCCGGCACCTTATACCCCTGCGTGCCGGGGCACGAAATCGTGGGCCGCGTGTCGGCGGTGGGAACCCACGTATCCGGCTTCAAGGCGGGCGACCTGGTCGGTGTCGGCTGCATCGTCGACAGCTGCGGCCATTGCGAGGAATGCGCAGCGGGACTGGAAAACTATTGCGACCAGATGGTCGGCACCTACAACGGCCCGACCCCGGACGCGCCCGGCCACACGCTGGGCGGCTATTCCCAGCGCATCGTCGTAAACGAGCGCTACGTACTGCGCATCCGCCACCCGCAGGCGCAACTGGCGGCCGTGGCGCCTTTGCTGTGCGCGGGCATCACCACGTACTCGCCGCTGCGTCACTGGAAGGTAGGACCGGGACACAAGGTGGGGGTGGTTGGCATAGGCGGCCTGGGGCACATGGGCATCAAACTGGCGCATGCCATGGGCGCGCATGTGGTGGCGCTCACGACGTCCGAATCCAAGCGCACCGCGGCCCTGGCTCTCGGGGCGGACGAAGTCGTGATTTCGCGCGACACCCACGACATGGCCGCCCACGCCGGAAGCTTCAATTTCATTCTGAACACCGTTGCCGCGCCGCACGACCTCGATCCCTTCTTCGAGCTGCTCAAGCGCGACGGCACCATGGCGCTGGTGGGCGCCCCCGCCACGCCGCATCCTTCGCCGCAGGTTTTCAACCTCATCATGAAGCGCCGCAGTCTGGCCGGGTCGCTGATCGGGGGCATCCCCGAAACCCAGGAAATGCTGGATTTCTGCGCCGAACGCGGCATCGTGGCAGACATCGAGATGATACGCATCGACCAGATCAACCAAGCCTACGAGCGCATGCTCAAGGGCGACGTGAAGTACCGTTTCGTCATCGACAGCGCGTCGCTGGCCGCCTGA
- a CDS encoding PilZ domain-containing protein, protein MISNTSNDYFMDLRKERRTRLLFDPLLLDKEGRVIARVADLSMNGALLYTRRGAYPEGATIAGWLQSPPLNGDDEFYVAVTYQVRWVSDENEAGWSQVGCQMKPLDEISSRKLDLLIKLTAP, encoded by the coding sequence ATGATATCCAATACCTCGAATGACTATTTCATGGACCTGCGCAAGGAGCGGCGCACCCGCCTGCTGTTCGACCCCTTGCTGCTGGATAAAGAAGGCCGGGTCATTGCACGCGTGGCCGATCTCAGCATGAACGGCGCGCTGCTCTATACCCGGCGCGGCGCATATCCCGAAGGCGCGACAATTGCCGGTTGGCTGCAATCCCCGCCTCTGAACGGCGACGACGAATTCTACGTGGCCGTCACCTACCAAGTGCGCTGGGTCTCTGACGAGAACGAAGCGGGCTGGAGCCAGGTGGGCTGCCAGATGAAGCCCTTGGACGAAATTTCATCCCGCAAACTGGATCTGCTGATCAAGCTGACCGCGCCTTGA